The window CCAGCGGGAGTTCGAGGTCCAGGCGTGAGTCGATGAGGCTGGACTTCAGCAGGTTGCGGGCTGCGCCGATGGCCTCGTTGAGCTGACGCGCCACACCGCGGCTCTGCTCCAGCGTGCCGAACGCGGTGAACCGTTTGACCCGCTGTGCGCACCGCTGCTGGATGCGCTCGACCTCGTCGATCTGATGGCCGACGAGCTCGAAGAACCCGGCCATCACCTTGCGCAGCGCGGGGTCCAGCGCGGGCAGCGCATCGGCGACCGCGGCCACGTCGGCCTCGAACTCGGCGCGCTGGTCGGGGTCGTTGATCATCCGCAGGAACGCGCGGTGGCTGTCGCGGCCCTGCGAATCCCAGGCGGCCTGGTAGTCGGCGTACATCTGGCGCTGCCGGTCGCGGTAGGCGACATTGCTGTCGATCGGCTCGTCGAGCGCCGCGGTGGCCTGCTCGATCATCGAGCCGTACTGGCCGATGTCGGTGATGAGGCGTTCCATCTGCATCGCGATCGCCCGCGCCTCGTCGTAGGCGTCGGTCACATCGGGCTCCGGCCGCGCACCGTTGTCGAGCTCGTCGAGCTCCTCGTGCAGTGCGGCGATCTCGGCTTCGATGCTCTTGCGGATGCGCGCGGGGTCGTTGCCGACGCGGATCGCGACCTGCTTGAGCCGCGACGCGATGCCGTTGATGGAACCACCCGTGGCGAGGGTGTCCTGGCGGCGCATCCCGCGCAGGAAGTCCAGCGCTCGGCGCGCGTCCTGCGTCAGATAGCAGACGTTCTGATCGCTGCGGGGATCGACGATGCGGTGCAGCCAGCCCTGGGCGGCCCACGACTTGATCAGCGCGAGGCCGGACTGCGGATCGCCGAGGTCGTCGAGGTCGCGCTCGAGGCGCACCACCAGCTCGGTCTCGGGGACCACGCCGTCGGCGCAGTGGCGTTCCATCAGCGTCGCGTAGAGGCTCAGGTTGGTGGCGGCCAGCAGTCGGATCGCACGGGAACTCTGCAGCTCACGGTTGCGCTCGAGCAGGTCGGCGGCCGACAGTGTCGCGTTGTCGTCCACCGGGCTCCTGTTCTGTGTGTCGTCGCGTCCGTGCGGTCGCCGGAGGCCCCAACATAGGGCACGCCGGCGCCCCGGCTTCGGTGCGGGAGGGGAGTGTCGCGGGGTTTCCCGGCAAGCCTGTGACGCATGTGACCAGCGGGATTGCAGTGCGTTCTGGGGTTTCGCGAAACCGCCGCCACGGTAGTGGTGCGGGCGAGATCACTACCGTGTGGGCGGTCTCGCGAGGAGGCGGCGGGCGTCGTCGCACAGTCGGGCGATCACCACGGCCGCCGGCTCGAC is drawn from Mycolicibacterium gilvum and contains these coding sequences:
- a CDS encoding DUF3375 domain-containing protein, which produces MDDNATLSAADLLERNRELQSSRAIRLLAATNLSLYATLMERHCADGVVPETELVVRLERDLDDLGDPQSGLALIKSWAAQGWLHRIVDPRSDQNVCYLTQDARRALDFLRGMRRQDTLATGGSINGIASRLKQVAIRVGNDPARIRKSIEAEIAALHEELDELDNGARPEPDVTDAYDEARAIAMQMERLITDIGQYGSMIEQATAALDEPIDSNVAYRDRQRQMYADYQAAWDSQGRDSHRAFLRMINDPDQRAEFEADVAAVADALPALDPALRKVMAGFFELVGHQIDEVERIQQRCAQRVKRFTAFGTLEQSRGVARQLNEAIGAARNLLKSSLIDSRLDLELPLARHAISSVGALSFKIGDLSNPKPAKPAEGDVDLASFAALTTQVDAPAMSDMLNSAVARGAVSLPEAVAMVDNAYLGHVIVLWSWALKQPNEASPGSATVRFRSLDGKDREMAVPRLMFTEPISVGVAQ